A window of Zingiber officinale cultivar Zhangliang chromosome 5A, Zo_v1.1, whole genome shotgun sequence contains these coding sequences:
- the LOC121981102 gene encoding brassinosteroid-responsive RING protein 1-like, with translation MGFPVGGYSELLLPRTLLGLTLLLGYLRRLVSDAFSACLGVLLFDDGLRVRRRQSTALAVDRALPATRYDGDCHGRGSGCAICLCEFEQGEAVRKLSDCRHVFHRGCLDRWVEHGRSTCPLCRAPLVSDLAWDAAPHAYHDDDCDDFAPTTRAMLLLDQLFSASWFNSAAD, from the coding sequence ATGGGGTTCCCCGTCGGCGGCTACTCCGAGCTGCTCCTCCCTCGGACGCTCCTCGGCCTCACCCTCCTGCTGGGCTACCTGCGCCGCCTCGTCTCGGACGCCTTCAGCGCCTGCCTCGGCGTCCTCCTCTTTGACGACGGCTTGCGCGTCCGCCGCCGTCAATCCACAGCGCTGGCCGTCGACCGGGCGCTCCCCGCCACGCGATACGACGGCGACTGCCACGGCCGCGGCAGCGGCTGCGCCATCTGTCTGTGCGAGTTCGAGCAGGGGGAGGCGGTGCGGAAACTGAGCGATTGTCGCCACGTGTTCCACCGCGGCTGCCTCGACCGCTGGGTGGAGCATGGCCGGAGCACCTGCCCCCTCTGCCGTGCTCCGCTGGTCAGCGACCTCGCTTGGGACGCCGCGCCTCACGCTTACCATGACGACGACTGCGACGACTTCGCTCCCACAACTCGGGCCATGCTTCTCCTTGATCAACTCTTTTCCGCCTCGTGGTTCAATTCCGCAGCCGACTAA